The region CGAGCGCCACCCATCTGCTCGGCACCACCGACATCGGGCAGGATGTCCTGAGTCAGTGCATCTGGGCGGCTCGCTGGACGCTGACCATCGCGCTGGCGACGACGCTGATCTCGACGGTCCTTTCCTGGTCGGCAGGGGTCACGGCGGGCTTCTGGCCGCGCCTGGACGGCCCGGTCACCGGCCTTGCCGATCTGCTGCTGGCGCTCCCGGGCGTGCCACTGGCGATGCTGGTGGTGACGCTGGTCGGTCCGAGCCTCGCGGCCATCGTGGCAACGCTGGGCGCGCTGTCCTGGCCGGGCTTCGCGCGGATCGTCCGATCCCAGGTGCTGGTGCTTCGTGGGCGGCCGTACGTCACGGCCAGTCGGGCGCTCGGCGCAACCGACGTTCGCCTCGCGATGCGGCACATCGTGCCCGGCACGTTCGAGCTGCTGCCGGCCAAGATCGTGCTGACGGTCAGGTTCGCGGTGTTCGGCGAGGCGACGCTGGCGTTCCTGGGCCTGGGCGACCCGGCGACGCCAAGCTGGGGCGGCATGCTCGGCTGGGCGTTCAACGATCCGCTCCTGTTCACACGCCCGACGTGGGGCTGGCTGGTAGCGCCGCCGGCCGTGCTGATCACCCTCACGGTGCTGGCGGCGACCTGGATC is a window of Chloroflexota bacterium DNA encoding:
- a CDS encoding ABC transporter permease — translated: MLLTLTVLALLAPLVAPYDPRLPIGRPFEPPSATHLLGTTDIGQDVLSQCIWAARWTLTIALATTLISTVLSWSAGVTAGFWPRLDGPVTGLADLLLALPGVPLAMLVVTLVGPSLAAIVATLGALSWPGFARIVRSQVLVLRGRPYVTASRALGATDVRLAMRHIVPGTFELLPAKIVLTVRFAVFGEATLAFLGLGDPATPSWGGMLGWAFNDPLLFTRPTWGWLVAPPAVLITLTVLAATWIATGVEAGGIQTHATGRARQRSDAAAGRPRRTA